The following coding sequences are from one Paramormyrops kingsleyae isolate MSU_618 chromosome 21, PKINGS_0.4, whole genome shotgun sequence window:
- the LOC140581472 gene encoding G2/M phase-specific E3 ubiquitin-protein ligase-like isoform X3, with the protein MVAGLETLLFEGEDGKGKMPKYSLNDLDSGIFRVAGEIFAASLAQGGPAPAFLQEWCYDFLLTGDLKNITRNDVHDMEFSSLIKMVEESSDLSSCTEQIISCGYTGPINEENKDKITRAILLHSAARRTVMLRQLREGLQLYGLIDVMERNRELCRGLFVAGADNNVDSCYIVSHLAPTMSETGSQRHARETQILNNFQDFLQELEDGTAEDALSVPEVMQWLTGQSHRHLLLSERENFKITVHFDHTCMERMPSHTICYPVVSACAQAITFPTAHCVHYSDFKNNVATAIKCGAGFHRL; encoded by the exons ATGGTTGCTGGCTTAGAAACTCTGCTTTTCGAGGGAGAGGATGGCAAGGGAAAAATGCCCAAATACTCTTTAAATGACCTTGACAGTGGCATTTTCCG TGTTGCTGGGGAAATTTTTGCTGCAAGTCTTGCACAGGGTGGTCCAGCACCAGCGTTTTTACAAGAATGGTGCTACGATTTCCTTTTGACGGGAGATCTAAAAAACATTACAAGAAACGATGTACATGACATGGAATTTTCATCTTTGATCAAGATG GTTGAGGAATCTTCAGATCTGTCATCTTGCACAGAACAGATTATCAGCTGTGGCTATACAGGGCCTATTAACGaagaaaacaaagacaaaataacAAG AGCAATTCTGCTGCACTCGGCCGCAAGACGAACAGTCATGTTGAGGCAACTTCGTGAAGGACTACAACTTTATGGCCTTATAGATGTCATGGAAAGGAACAGAGAGCTGTGCCGGGGCCTATTTGTGGCTGGTGCTGACAATAAT gTGGATTCTTGCTACATTGTGTCACACTTGGCCCCAACAATGAGCGAAACTGGTTCCCAAAGACATGCAAGAGAGACACAAATCCTAAATAACTTCCAGGATTTTCTGCAAGAGCTTGAGG ACGGAACTGCTGAGGATGCCCTTTCTGTCCCCGAAGTGATGCAGTGGTTGACTGGCCAGTCACACAGGCACCTACTTCtttcagagagagagaacttTAAAATCACAGTACACTTCGACCACACGTGTATGGAAAGGATGCCAAGCCACACCATTTGTTATCCAGTTGTTAGTGCATGTGCACAGGCCATCACATTTCCCACTGCACATTGTGTGCATTACTCAGATTTCAAAAACAATGTGGCAACAGCAATCAAATGTGGTGCAGGCTTTCACAGGCTGTAA
- the LOC140581472 gene encoding uncharacterized protein isoform X2 has protein sequence MECQQGPTPVAEATTAAVQNILAILNQSLGKDSTGSSQGPSSGKDLSMDQEMARSFPGFFRRGAKRSSLSLNKAAKVSNLFKNTYPKMMTITGGWLLYKSAGGHGRRNLSVVPPESEGYTGSTIRSASGAGKTMLYIAPLQEEFDLEPLPDNSQEFSHMPKAECKNCFKILPLQILALHVKQCNASKSDKPSDSEPEVTEVVLSCEKNTKEGKCPICQKNYPAMELELHASVCGDWASEEDVLRWLATRVDKSKEFCICVSRMNLLERGLMLWQRQKNSSPVNLLKVTFIGEAGIDTGALRKEFDRDGCWLRNSAFRGRGWQGKNAQILFK, from the exons ATGGAGTGCCAG CAAGGTCCTACCCCTGTTGCTGAGGCTACCACGGCAGCTGTACAGAATATACTTGCTATTTTAAACCAGTCTTTAGGAAAGGACAGCACAGGTAGCAGTCAGGGACCAAGTTCGGGAAAGGACCTAAGCATGGATCAAGAAATGGCCAG GTCTTTCCCAGGATTTTTTAGGCGGGGTGCAAAGCGAAGTTCATTAAGTTTGAATAAAGCAGCAAAG GTCTCCAACCTGTTTAAAAATACCTATCCAAAGATGATGACAATCACTGGAGGATGGCTTCTCTATAAATCAGCTG GTGGACATGGAAGGCGGAATTTATCTGTTGTACCCCCTGAATCTGAGGGATACACAGGAAGTACTATCAGAAGTGCCTCTGGAGCAGGAAAAACCATGCTGTACATTGCTCCTTTACAGGAAGAATTTGACCTAGAACCTCTTCCTGATAATTCCCAGGAGTTTTCACACATGCCAAAGGCTGAATGCAAGAATTGCTTTAAGATTTTGCCTTTACAGATTCTTGCCCTCCATGTAAAGCAATGTAATGCCTCGAAATCTGACAAACCTTCAGATTCTGAGCCAGAG gTAACTGAGGTGGTTCTTTCTTGTGAGAAGAAC ACAAAAGAAGGAAAATGCCCTATATGTCAGAAGAATTATCCAGCAATGGAACTGGAACTACATGCCAGTGTTTGTGGGGACTGGGCAAG TGAGGAGGATGTCCTACGATGGCTGGCGACTCGGGTTGATAAAAGCAAAGAGTTCTGCATCTGTGTGTCTCGAATGAATCTCCTGGAACGCGGACTGATGCTGTGGCAGCGACAGAAGAACAGCTCTCCAGTCAACCTCTTGAAGGTGACGTTCATAGGAGAGGCAGGGATCGACACTGGTGCTTTGCGGAAAGAATTTGACAG AGATGGTTGCTGGCTTAGAAACTCTGCTTTTCGAGGGAGAGGATGGCAAGGGAAAAATGCCCAAATACTCTTTAAATGA
- the LOC140581437 gene encoding delta(24)-sterol reductase-like, whose protein sequence is MKHLEKAIGHFHNNIHVYPMWLCPFVLPSQPGMVHPKGDEDELYVDIGAYGEPRLKHFEARASTRQLEKFVRDVHGFQMLYADVYMDRQEFWEMFDGSLYHKLREKLDCKTAFPEVYDKICKAARH, encoded by the exons ATGAAGCACCTGGAGAAGGCCATCGGCCATttccacaacaacatccac GTGTACCCCATGTGGCTGTGCCCCTTCGTGCTGCCCAGTCAGCCTGGGATGGTGCACCCCAAAGGGGACGAGGACGAGCTGTACGTGGACATCGGCGCTTACGGAGAGCCCCGGCTGAAGCACTTTGAGGCCCGAGCCTCCACCAGGCAGCTGGAGAAGTTTGTGAGAGACGTTCACGG ATTCCAGATGCTGTACGCGGATGTGTATATGGACCGCcaggaattctgggaaatgttTGATGGCTCCCTCTACCATAAGCTGAGGGAGAAGCTGGACTGCAAGACGGCATTTCCCGAGGTTTACGACAAGATCTGCAAAGCGGCTCGGCACTGA
- the LOC140581472 gene encoding uncharacterized protein isoform X1 yields MECQQGPTPVAEATTAAVQNILAILNQSLGKDSTGSSQGPSSGKDLSMDQEMARSFPGFFRRGAKRSSLSLNKAAKVAKHWNPFNFSVFLLHKNCETKPSPVQELQHMQAGLGKRALAMPEDMTHTQVSNLFKNTYPKMMTITGGWLLYKSAGGHGRRNLSVVPPESEGYTGSTIRSASGAGKTMLYIAPLQEEFDLEPLPDNSQEFSHMPKAECKNCFKILPLQILALHVKQCNASKSDKPSDSEPEVTEVVLSCEKNTKEGKCPICQKNYPAMELELHASVCGDWASEEDVLRWLATRVDKSKEFCICVSRMNLLERGLMLWQRQKNSSPVNLLKVTFIGEAGIDTGALRKEFDRDGCWLRNSAFRGRGWQGKNAQILFK; encoded by the exons ATGGAGTGCCAG CAAGGTCCTACCCCTGTTGCTGAGGCTACCACGGCAGCTGTACAGAATATACTTGCTATTTTAAACCAGTCTTTAGGAAAGGACAGCACAGGTAGCAGTCAGGGACCAAGTTCGGGAAAGGACCTAAGCATGGATCAAGAAATGGCCAG GTCTTTCCCAGGATTTTTTAGGCGGGGTGCAAAGCGAAGTTCATTAAGTTTGAATAAAGCAGCAAAGGTAGCCAAGCACTGGAATCCAtttaatttttcagtttttctacTACACAAAAATTGTGAGACAAAACCGTCACCAGTTCAGGAGCTACAGCACATGCAGGCTGGTCTGGGGAAAAGAGCTCTTGCCATGCCCGAAGACATGACCCATACACAG GTCTCCAACCTGTTTAAAAATACCTATCCAAAGATGATGACAATCACTGGAGGATGGCTTCTCTATAAATCAGCTG GTGGACATGGAAGGCGGAATTTATCTGTTGTACCCCCTGAATCTGAGGGATACACAGGAAGTACTATCAGAAGTGCCTCTGGAGCAGGAAAAACCATGCTGTACATTGCTCCTTTACAGGAAGAATTTGACCTAGAACCTCTTCCTGATAATTCCCAGGAGTTTTCACACATGCCAAAGGCTGAATGCAAGAATTGCTTTAAGATTTTGCCTTTACAGATTCTTGCCCTCCATGTAAAGCAATGTAATGCCTCGAAATCTGACAAACCTTCAGATTCTGAGCCAGAG gTAACTGAGGTGGTTCTTTCTTGTGAGAAGAAC ACAAAAGAAGGAAAATGCCCTATATGTCAGAAGAATTATCCAGCAATGGAACTGGAACTACATGCCAGTGTTTGTGGGGACTGGGCAAG TGAGGAGGATGTCCTACGATGGCTGGCGACTCGGGTTGATAAAAGCAAAGAGTTCTGCATCTGTGTGTCTCGAATGAATCTCCTGGAACGCGGACTGATGCTGTGGCAGCGACAGAAGAACAGCTCTCCAGTCAACCTCTTGAAGGTGACGTTCATAGGAGAGGCAGGGATCGACACTGGTGCTTTGCGGAAAGAATTTGACAG AGATGGTTGCTGGCTTAGAAACTCTGCTTTTCGAGGGAGAGGATGGCAAGGGAAAAATGCCCAAATACTCTTTAAATGA